One window of Bacillus alkalicellulosilyticus genomic DNA carries:
- a CDS encoding DUF7674 family protein, with amino-acid sequence MKHWDEYFQNNYESGDEQLLYIDLADFATYFVDLYKQNELSEFPAVFKVIELLHTNGDDFVKEAASVGLLEELQNRLLSNEINTNVFNRYLKQESLKWWNHLNDFWMAKLNMLVVQRSRLLKGM; translated from the coding sequence ATAAAACATTGGGATGAATATTTTCAGAATAATTATGAAAGTGGAGACGAACAGTTACTATATATAGATTTAGCTGATTTTGCTACTTATTTTGTGGATTTGTATAAACAAAATGAGCTAAGTGAGTTTCCAGCAGTGTTTAAGGTAATTGAATTGTTGCATACAAATGGCGACGACTTTGTAAAAGAGGCTGCGTCTGTTGGATTATTGGAAGAATTGCAAAATAGATTACTAAGTAATGAAATAAATACGAATGTTTTTAATCGATATTTAAAACAAGAATCATTAAAATGGTGGAATCACCTAAATGATTTTTGGATGGCAAAACTCAATATGCTGGTGGTCCAGAGAAGTAGATTATTAAAGGGAATGTAA
- a CDS encoding tyrosine-type recombinase/integrase, producing MNKQRRRTILWSTEEMGQFLEVAKQEGEELIFEFALFTGVRQGELLSLTWSDINFESGTCTVGSVISAGQVQNEILERKPSFRTVTLSRNLLVKLQKHKENQQLVKEQYGEHYHTLELVFPNNEGSTQSYYKFIRKFNRLIEKANVRKITFRDLGRISINSPYEMPIPLESLISYRGVESNTIKYYLADKIDEQETRSKLQNEN from the coding sequence ATGAATAAACAAAGGAGACGGACTATATTATGGAGTACTGAAGAGATGGGGCAGTTTCTAGAAGTGGCGAAGCAGGAAGGAGAGGAATTAATATTTGAATTCGCACTTTTTACGGGGGTTCGACAAGGAGAACTATTATCTCTTACTTGGAGTGATATTAACTTTGAAAGTGGAACATGTACTGTCGGAAGTGTTATTTCTGCTGGACAAGTACAAAATGAAATTTTAGAACGAAAGCCTAGTTTCCGAACAGTAACCCTATCGCGAAACCTTCTTGTTAAACTGCAAAAACACAAGGAAAATCAGCAGTTGGTTAAAGAGCAATATGGTGAGCATTATCATACTTTAGAGCTTGTTTTCCCAAATAATGAGGGTTCAACCCAGTCCTATTACAAATTTATTAGGAAATTTAACCGCCTAATTGAAAAAGCAAATGTACGGAAAATTACTTTCCGTGATTTAGGAAGAATATCTATTAATAGCCCATATGAAATGCCTATTCCTCTTGAATCCTTGATATCTTATCGAGGAGTTGAATCGAATACCATCAAATATTATTTAGCGGATAAAATTGACGAACAAGAAACCAGAAGTAAACTCCAAAACGAAAATTAG
- a CDS encoding YsnF/AvaK domain-containing protein gives MGKYIIIGAIMGGVVGWVLNVNLFIALILGAIVAGVSYMLFSNRNEERIEETTEPDDGKMLLREEQLDITKERVQIGEVKVHKEVVEEQKTITVPLRREEMVIEAGDEEVYRIPIKEEEVQITKNPVKVNEVSITKREVEGIEQVNEMVKKETADIEIKGNADVKEKS, from the coding sequence ATGGGTAAATATATTATTATCGGAGCAATTATGGGCGGCGTCGTTGGATGGGTATTAAATGTTAACCTTTTTATAGCTCTTATTTTAGGGGCTATTGTTGCTGGAGTTAGCTATATGCTTTTTTCGAATCGAAATGAAGAGAGAATAGAGGAAACAACTGAGCCTGATGATGGAAAAATGCTTCTGCGTGAGGAACAATTAGATATCACGAAAGAGCGTGTTCAAATTGGAGAGGTCAAGGTTCATAAAGAAGTGGTAGAAGAACAAAAAACAATTACTGTTCCTCTTAGACGAGAGGAGATGGTCATTGAAGCAGGGGATGAAGAAGTGTACCGGATCCCTATAAAAGAAGAGGAAGTACAAATAACTAAAAATCCTGTCAAAGTGAATGAAGTTTCTATTACCAAGCGTGAAGTGGAAGGAATAGAACAAGTAAACGAAATGGTAAAAAAAGAAACGGCGGATATTGAGATTAAAGGAAATGCAGATGTAAAAGAGAAAAGTTAG
- a CDS encoding YsnF/AvaK domain-containing protein — MGFFDLFNENEETREKRQKEIREAEGVRDTEFAAEQAHLDLRQEELDIHKDRVQTGDVVLHKDIVEEEQTVNVPVAHDQVIIESREVAHELTDEPITEEETIHIPVTAEKIDVDKHTVVTGEISAHKRSVEEVEQVRDVLHKEVAEVEEHGDTDIIRKD, encoded by the coding sequence ATGGGATTTTTTGACTTGTTTAACGAAAATGAAGAAACTCGAGAGAAAAGACAAAAAGAGATAAGAGAAGCAGAGGGAGTAAGAGATACGGAATTCGCTGCGGAACAAGCACATCTTGATCTTCGTCAAGAAGAATTAGATATTCACAAAGATCGTGTGCAAACAGGTGACGTAGTTCTCCATAAAGATATCGTCGAAGAAGAACAAACTGTCAATGTTCCTGTTGCCCATGATCAAGTAATTATCGAAAGTCGAGAGGTTGCCCACGAGCTTACGGATGAACCAATCACTGAGGAAGAGACGATTCATATACCAGTTACTGCTGAGAAAATCGATGTGGATAAGCATACAGTCGTAACTGGGGAAATTTCTGCTCATAAGCGTTCTGTGGAAGAGGTTGAACAAGTACGCGATGTACTCCACAAAGAAGTCGCTGAAGTGGAAGAACATGGTGATACGGATATTATTAGGAAAGACTAA